The nucleotide sequence TGAACCGATCAGGAATTGTCGTCTCTTCATCGGGTCGCGCGGCTGTTGGGGGCCGCAGGCCTCCTACTGGGTGACCTGGTGCCACTCGGCATCGTAGTACTGAACCAGGATCTGATTGTCGAGCCGGTTCACCTCGACGGCCACCGGCTGCATGTCCGGCGGAAACAGGAACAGCTGCCGCAGGACGTCGACGGTCAGGAACCGCAGCCCCGGCGGCATCGTCGCTGGCACCTGGTACGGCCGTCGCGACGCCATCACGAAGCCCCATTCGCCAAACGACGGGACGTAGACGTGGTACGGGAACACGGACAGGCCGACCGATTCGATGGTCCTGACAATGCACCAGTAGGACTTCCTGGCGAAGAGCGGCGACGTCGACTGCACCACGATGATGCCCTGGCTCGACAGGTGGCGCTCGAGCAGGCGGTAGAACGCGGTCGTGTAGAGCTTGCCGATGGAGTGGTTGGTGGGATCGGGGAAGTCCACCACGACGAAATCGTAGAACCCGGGATCCGATTGCAGCCAGATGAAGGCATCCGCGTTGATGACCTTGACGCGAGGGTCGGCAAACGCGCCCTGGTTCAATGCCCGAAGTGCCTTGTGTGAGGTGAACAGCTTTGTCACCTCCGCGTCGAGGTCGACCAGCGTGATCGCGCCGACGTCCGGCCGCTTGACGATTTCCCGCAGGGCGAGCCCGTCGCCGCCGCCCAGCACGAGCACCTGCGTCGGGCGCGCCAGGGCCTGAAGCCCGGGATGCACGAGGGCTTCGTGGTAGCGGTACTCGTCCTTCGAACTGAACTGCAGGTGCCCGCCGAGGAAGAGCCGGATGTCATCCTGCCAGCGTGTGACGATGATGCGCTGATAGGGGGTGGTTTTGGCGAGGATGATCTCGTCGGCGTAGAGACCCTGTTCGGCGTAGGTGGTGATCTGATCGGCGAGCCCAAAGCCGCCGGCGAGCACGACGATCGCCACCACGCACTGGCCGGTCAACGCGCGCACGCCCGGCAGGTCGCGGCGGAACATCCAGGCCGTGGCGAGCGCCACCACCGCGTTCAGCAGCCCGAACAGCAGGCACGTTCGTACCAGGCCAAGCTTCGGGCCGAGCAGCAGCGGAAACAACAGCGACGCCACGAGCGCACCCAGGTAGTCGAACGTCAGCACCTGCGACACCAGGTCTTTGAACTGGATGCGCGACTTCAGAATCCGCAGGAGCAGCGGGATCTCGAGGCCGACCAGGATGCCGACGGCGATCACGAAGGAGAACAGCACGAGGCGCAGCGAGCCGAGATAGGAGAACGCCAGGAACATTGAGGCCGCCGAAAACCCGCCGACCAACCCCACGGCGATCTCAATCTGAATGAAGCGCGTGATGAGCCCGCGGCCGATGAACCGCGAGAGGTACGAACCCACCCCCATCGCGAACAGGTACGTGCCGATGATCGTGGAGAACTGCGTGATCGAGTCACCCAGCAGGTAACTGGCCAGCGCGCCCGACACGAGCTCGTAGACGAGCCCGCACGACGCGATGGCGAACACCGAGAGCAACAGGGCGTAGGTCACTACCCGTGGATCGCGGCCGCGATGATGACGCAGATGCCGAGCGACATCGCGCCGACGACAATCGCCAGGGCCACGTTGTGGTCGTCAATGATCTCCTTCCACAAGTGGTAGGGCGTCAGTCGATCGATCACGACAAACGACAGCCAGAAGACGATGATGCCGAGGAAGGCGTAGACCACGGCATTAGCGACCGCGGCGAGGGGGGTGATGCCAGTCATAGGGTTGTCCTCACGGAAGCGTGACCGCCGTTCACTTGTGATAGTAGCGCTGGTACACCGTGCGATACGCGCCCGGGTTGTCCCGGATCGACTTCGGCACGTTCTTGACCTCGTCGTAACTGGTGAGGCTCCAGCCGGTGTAGTTGGCCCAGCCCAGCAGCCCCAGCACGACCGCGCCGTACGTCAGAAATGCCCCAATGCGTCTCACGTGCCCTCTCCCGTCCGCTATTGCGAAAAGTACGCGGCTCTGCCCGATTCTTCCGCACGGCTGCTTTCCGCCCACCGCTGCGTTTCGAACGACCGGCTCCTGAGCCAGAAGATCATCGGGTAGATGCTCAGGGCGACCAGCGCGACCGGCAGGAACCAGTACCTCGGCACGTCACGATAGACCCTGACGATGTATCCCACTGGAGGCGTATCCGAGTCCGGTTCAATCCGAAGATAGTACTGGCCCGCTGGCACGCTCGGCAGGACCGCTTCATCCGATCGTCCTCCCTCGGACCACGACTCGCCTCCCTCGACACCACGGTAGTAGCTGACCTCGCGGCCGAAGTCGTACGCCTGGCCGCTGTCGAGATTGATGAGGGCCATGCTGAGGTAGATCCACTTGTTCTCTACGTCGGCCGTGGTCTCGACGACGACGTTGGACGCGTGACCGGTCAGTGGGAAGGGCTCAGTGACCAGCGCCTTACCCCGTTCCTCCTGCGTGAACGTGTACGCCTGCTCGAAGACCTTGCGGTTTTGCGCCAGCGCGCAACTGGCCATCTGGACAATGACCGCCGCCGCGGCAAGGCCGGCAAAGGCCCGGCCGATCCCCTTCGCCTTCGCTGAGTGCGGCGAGGGCTGATTGGCGTAGACGCCAATCCGCGTGGGTATCGCGCCTTTGAGGCCAAAGGCCTGCGCCACCGCCTCGGGTTCGACGTACTCACCCAGCGACCACGTGGTCTCTTCCTTGGTCTTCTCCTTGCTCAGCATGAGCGGAGGCATCACGTAGTCGGAGACAAAGGCCTTTT is from Acidobacteriota bacterium and encodes:
- a CDS encoding DUF350 domain-containing protein — encoded protein: MTGITPLAAVANAVVYAFLGIIVFWLSFVVIDRLTPYHLWKEIIDDHNVALAIVVGAMSLGICVIIAAAIHG
- a CDS encoding DUF4178 domain-containing protein; the encoded protein is MAGNTPRGPSPLATAQAPSIRALQCPKCAGRLEVRGLGQTTTIVCTSCGSVVDISSDDLRVISTFDAHVKRHPVIPLGTRGALRGDPYEVIGFMCRAITVEGTDYEWSEYLLFNPYKGFRWLTEYNGHWNDVKTTTGQPEDGVNQTVTYLGSTFNLFQTAEARVTYVLGEFYWRVSVGEKAFVSDYVMPPLMLSKEKTKEETTWSLGEYVEPEAVAQAFGLKGAIPTRIGVYANQPSPHSAKAKGIGRAFAGLAAAAVIVQMASCALAQNRKVFEQAYTFTQEERGKALVTEPFPLTGHASNVVVETTADVENKWIYLSMALINLDSGQAYDFGREVSYYRGVEGGESWSEGGRSDEAVLPSVPAGQYYLRIEPDSDTPPVGYIVRVYRDVPRYWFLPVALVALSIYPMIFWLRSRSFETQRWAESSRAEESGRAAYFSQ
- a CDS encoding polyamine aminopropyltransferase — translated: MTYALLLSVFAIASCGLVYELVSGALASYLLGDSITQFSTIIGTYLFAMGVGSYLSRFIGRGLITRFIQIEIAVGLVGGFSAASMFLAFSYLGSLRLVLFSFVIAVGILVGLEIPLLLRILKSRIQFKDLVSQVLTFDYLGALVASLLFPLLLGPKLGLVRTCLLFGLLNAVVALATAWMFRRDLPGVRALTGQCVVAIVVLAGGFGLADQITTYAEQGLYADEIILAKTTPYQRIIVTRWQDDIRLFLGGHLQFSSKDEYRYHEALVHPGLQALARPTQVLVLGGGDGLALREIVKRPDVGAITLVDLDAEVTKLFTSHKALRALNQGAFADPRVKVINADAFIWLQSDPGFYDFVVVDFPDPTNHSIGKLYTTAFYRLLERHLSSQGIIVVQSTSPLFARKSYWCIVRTIESVGLSVFPYHVYVPSFGEWGFVMASRRPYQVPATMPPGLRFLTVDVLRQLFLFPPDMQPVAVEVNRLDNQILVQYYDAEWHQVTQ